One genomic region from Streptomyces sp. NBC_01431 encodes:
- the cbiE gene encoding precorrin-6y C5,15-methyltransferase (decarboxylating) subunit CbiE — MADRVTVIGWDGSPLTSAATSALSAATLVAGAAHHLELPEVPAGAERIRLGSVSLAARRIAGHRGSAVVLADGDPGFFGVVRTLRAPEHGLEVEVVPAVSSVAAAFARAGMPWDDAQIVVAHRRTLRRAVNVCRAHAKVAVLTSPGAGPAELALLLDGVHRTFVICEELGSDREQVTVLTSENAADHAWRDPNVVIVLGGPATEGDGWLAGPAPGYPSALRGWALPAREYGGDLGSGEATELRAAQLARLGPRVGDLVWDIGCGSGALAAEAARFGAAVIAVDDSADACARTESTARRFGVQVQVVRGRAPHVLESLPEPDVVRVGGGGAAVVEACADRRPERIVTHAATRDEAEAVGAALAAGGYEVECALLQSVDLDTSAWSERERSVVFLLSGRRKERSP, encoded by the coding sequence ATGGCCGACCGCGTCACGGTGATCGGCTGGGACGGCTCGCCCCTCACCTCGGCGGCCACCTCCGCGCTCTCCGCCGCCACTCTGGTGGCCGGCGCCGCACACCACCTCGAGCTCCCCGAAGTGCCCGCGGGCGCCGAGCGCATCCGGCTCGGCAGCGTGAGTCTGGCCGCCCGCCGCATCGCCGGACACCGCGGAAGCGCCGTCGTCCTCGCCGACGGCGACCCCGGCTTCTTCGGCGTCGTACGCACCCTCAGGGCTCCCGAGCACGGCCTGGAGGTCGAGGTCGTGCCCGCCGTCTCCTCGGTCGCCGCCGCCTTCGCGCGAGCCGGGATGCCCTGGGACGACGCCCAGATCGTCGTCGCCCACCGGCGCACCCTGCGCCGCGCCGTCAACGTCTGCCGCGCCCACGCCAAGGTCGCCGTCCTCACCTCGCCCGGCGCCGGACCCGCGGAACTCGCGCTCCTCCTCGACGGCGTCCACCGCACCTTCGTCATCTGCGAGGAGCTCGGCAGCGACCGCGAGCAGGTCACCGTGCTCACCTCGGAGAACGCCGCCGACCACGCCTGGCGCGACCCCAATGTCGTCATCGTCCTCGGCGGCCCGGCGACCGAGGGCGACGGCTGGCTCGCCGGACCCGCCCCCGGGTACCCGTCCGCGCTGCGCGGCTGGGCGCTGCCCGCCCGTGAGTACGGCGGCGACCTCGGCTCCGGCGAGGCCACCGAGCTGCGCGCGGCCCAACTGGCCAGGCTCGGCCCGCGCGTCGGCGACCTCGTGTGGGACATCGGCTGCGGCAGCGGCGCCCTGGCCGCCGAGGCCGCCCGGTTCGGCGCCGCCGTGATCGCCGTCGACGACAGCGCGGACGCCTGCGCGCGCACCGAATCGACCGCCCGCCGCTTCGGAGTTCAGGTCCAGGTCGTCCGCGGCAGGGCCCCGCATGTCCTGGAGTCGCTGCCCGAACCCGACGTCGTACGCGTCGGGGGCGGGGGCGCGGCCGTCGTGGAGGCGTGCGCCGATCGCAGGCCGGAGCGCATCGTGACGCATGCGGCCACCCGGGACGAGGCGGAGGCCGTGGGCGCCGCGCTGGCCGCCGGCGGATACGAAGTGGAGTGCGCGCTCCTCCAATCGGTCGACCTCGACACGAGTGCCTGGTCGGAGCGCGAACGCTCGGTCGTCTTCCTGCTCTCCGGACGGAGGAAGGAAAGATCCCCGTGA